The Dethiosulfovibrio peptidovorans DSM 11002 genome has a window encoding:
- the guaB gene encoding IMP dehydrogenase: MNISQKFAPYDGFTFDDVLIEPRYSEVLPSEVKVESWLTPEIKLNIPICSAAMDTVTEGRLAIAVAREGGIGIVHRNTTLEKQAREVDKVKRSESGVIVDPFYLHPEDRLSQALELMSHYHISGVPIVDDGKKLVGIITNRDLRFIHDYDQPISEVMTWENLITAPEGTTLDDAQQILMCHKVEKLPIVDCNGVLKGLITIKDIQKVKDFPNAAKDSSGRLRVGAAVGVGADVYDRVDALVKAGVDVVVVDTAHGHSIKVLDTVEAIRRRHPSLPLIGGNIATAEAAKALIDRGVQAVKVGVGPGSICTTRIIAGIGVPQLAAIMNVASEATPRGVKVIADGGIRYSGDAVKALAAGADSVMIGSLLAGTEESPGEVIIYHGRSYKSYRGMGSLGAMQGGCSKDRYFQEGAKENKLVPEGIEGLAAYKGSAGDVIYQMTGGIRSGMGYAGASDIEDLHRNARFVKMTSASVKESHPHDVVVTKEAPNYWVD; the protein is encoded by the coding sequence ATGAATATTTCTCAAAAATTCGCGCCCTATGACGGTTTTACCTTCGACGATGTGTTGATAGAGCCTCGATACAGCGAGGTTCTACCGTCGGAGGTTAAAGTAGAGAGCTGGCTTACGCCGGAGATAAAGCTGAACATACCGATATGCAGTGCGGCTATGGATACCGTTACTGAAGGTCGCTTGGCCATCGCTGTGGCTAGAGAGGGCGGAATTGGAATAGTTCACAGGAACACGACTCTGGAGAAACAGGCCAGAGAGGTAGACAAGGTAAAAAGATCCGAGTCAGGGGTTATCGTCGATCCCTTTTATCTCCATCCAGAGGATCGTCTGAGCCAGGCTCTTGAGCTGATGTCCCATTACCATATATCGGGAGTTCCGATAGTAGACGACGGCAAAAAATTGGTGGGTATAATAACAAACAGGGATCTTCGTTTTATTCATGACTATGATCAACCGATATCCGAAGTAATGACCTGGGAAAATCTGATAACAGCTCCAGAGGGCACTACTTTGGACGATGCACAGCAGATATTGATGTGCCATAAGGTGGAGAAGCTACCGATTGTCGATTGCAACGGAGTTCTAAAGGGACTTATAACCATAAAGGATATCCAGAAAGTCAAGGATTTTCCCAATGCTGCCAAGGATTCTTCCGGAAGACTCAGGGTCGGAGCCGCAGTCGGAGTAGGGGCGGATGTCTACGACAGAGTGGACGCTTTGGTCAAGGCCGGTGTCGACGTGGTCGTGGTAGATACTGCCCATGGCCATTCGATCAAGGTCCTGGATACCGTGGAGGCTATACGCAGAAGACATCCGAGCTTGCCTCTTATCGGAGGAAATATCGCCACAGCCGAGGCCGCCAAGGCCCTTATCGACAGGGGGGTGCAGGCAGTCAAGGTCGGAGTGGGGCCCGGGTCGATCTGTACCACGAGGATAATAGCCGGCATAGGAGTTCCTCAGTTGGCTGCTATAATGAATGTAGCGTCCGAAGCGACCCCTAGAGGGGTCAAGGTTATAGCCGATGGAGGCATACGCTATTCCGGAGACGCAGTGAAGGCTTTAGCTGCCGGTGCCGACTCGGTAATGATAGGCTCCCTTTTGGCTGGAACTGAGGAAAGCCCGGGAGAGGTTATTATCTATCACGGCAGGTCCTACAAGAGCTATCGTGGGATGGGCTCTCTGGGAGCTATGCAGGGTGGATGCAGCAAAGACCGTTATTTTCAGGAAGGTGCGAAAGAAAATAAACTGGTACCCGAGGGAATCGAAGGATTGGCAGCCTACAAAGGGTCGGCGGGAGACGTTATCTACCAGATGACCGGTGGCATTCGATCAGGGATGGGTTACGCCGGGGCTTCCGATATCGAAGATCTGCATCGTAACGCTCGTTTTGTAAAGATGACATCCGCCTCGGTAAAGGAAAGCCATCCTCACGACGTCGTAGTTACCAAGGAAGCTCCGAACTATTGGGTCGATTGA
- the ispF gene encoding 2-C-methyl-D-erythritol 2,4-cyclodiphosphate synthase gives MSEWSFMIMAAGSGSRLGGTPKQFRSLGGRPMWEWSFDLACNLGIEEIVLVLPEDWDDKLYPVRTREELSIVRGGRTRSLSVRKGIASVRSNKVLIHDGARPFAKISMCEKIMSAVSKNTGAIPLLPVKDALKRVSVDDVVKTVDRSGVRITQTPQGFPREELLKALSLSSEEVRDEAEPWISNGGVIVPVEGNEMNFKITTEGDWEMATCLADGNSAGEVRTGIGFDVHPLVPGRSLVLGGVEVPSPMGLDGHSDADIICHGISDAILGAAGLPDIGRVFPACDDAYKDADSYELLREVVSKVERCGWSIVWLDVVLHAQLPRIGETVIEITKNLDSVWNDGMRRVNLKVKSGEGVGSVGSGHCMMCYAVATIKNTSMGLHKAANPL, from the coding sequence GTGAGCGAGTGGTCTTTCATGATAATGGCTGCCGGTAGCGGCAGTCGTCTTGGCGGAACGCCTAAACAGTTCAGATCCCTTGGAGGTCGCCCCATGTGGGAATGGTCCTTCGATCTGGCCTGTAATCTGGGGATAGAGGAGATAGTTCTCGTTTTGCCGGAGGATTGGGACGATAAATTGTATCCGGTGAGGACGAGAGAGGAACTGTCTATCGTAAGGGGTGGTCGCACCAGATCTCTTTCCGTAAGAAAAGGGATCGCCTCGGTTCGATCGAACAAGGTTTTGATCCACGATGGGGCCAGACCTTTTGCGAAGATCTCCATGTGTGAGAAGATCATGTCCGCTGTGTCGAAAAATACAGGGGCTATTCCTTTGCTGCCGGTAAAGGATGCTTTAAAGAGGGTCTCCGTCGACGATGTAGTGAAGACCGTGGATCGTTCCGGTGTAAGGATAACCCAGACTCCTCAGGGTTTTCCCAGGGAGGAGCTTTTAAAGGCGTTGTCCCTCTCGTCGGAGGAGGTCAGAGACGAAGCCGAACCGTGGATTTCCAATGGCGGTGTCATCGTCCCTGTTGAGGGCAACGAGATGAATTTTAAGATCACTACCGAGGGGGATTGGGAGATGGCCACCTGTTTGGCCGATGGAAACTCGGCTGGAGAGGTAAGAACCGGCATAGGTTTTGACGTCCATCCGTTGGTGCCGGGGCGTTCTCTTGTCCTCGGCGGTGTAGAGGTACCCTCGCCGATGGGGTTGGACGGACACTCCGACGCCGACATTATATGTCATGGCATTTCGGACGCAATCCTTGGAGCGGCGGGTTTGCCCGATATAGGACGTGTTTTTCCGGCCTGCGATGACGCCTATAAGGACGCTGACAGCTATGAGCTTCTGAGAGAGGTGGTCTCCAAGGTAGAGAGGTGCGGATGGTCGATCGTCTGGCTTGACGTGGTTTTACATGCTCAGTTGCCCCGAATCGGTGAAACCGTGATCGAGATAACCAAGAATCTTGATTCCGTATGGAACGACGGGATGCGTAGAGTCAATCTTAAGGTGAAGTCTGGAGAGGGCGTTGGATCGGTAGGGTCGGGGCATTGCATGATGTGCTACGCTGTCGCTACGATAAAAAACACCTCCATGGGGTTGCATAAAGCGGCAAATCCACTATAA
- a CDS encoding PIN/TRAM domain-containing protein: MTEGLIKIMKFICRVLLALLGGMAGYQLAFAIVPHLSEWIGTDRFLSKFALSSICVFICGSIGFLIAPFFLRILGLIGTLFEKHLQSTKWQDISAATTGLFVGLLLANLVAMPFSGLPVGPYVAVFLNIVIGYVLARLFVKRQNDIRGVLAPFVGLKQKIASFKGKGNDVVIEDMEGNSAMAMAIPGKILDTSVIIDGRILDIAKTGFLEGAIILPRFILTELQSVADSKDPNKRARGRRGLDVVKALQKVSFLEIVITEVGLKDLDADSVDSGLIVFAQKIGGKILTTDYNLNKVAQIRDIVVLNVNDLANSLKPSLLPGESVVVDVIREGKEPQQGVGYLDNGTMLVVEDGENYIGRRVEVVVTSMLQTSAGRMVFGRIRREVRE; this comes from the coding sequence ATGACGGAGGGACTCATAAAGATAATGAAATTCATCTGCAGGGTTCTGTTGGCTTTGCTGGGAGGAATGGCAGGTTATCAACTGGCCTTTGCCATAGTTCCACATCTGTCCGAGTGGATTGGGACCGATCGTTTTTTAAGTAAATTCGCTCTCAGTAGTATCTGCGTCTTTATATGTGGTTCAATCGGCTTTTTAATAGCTCCGTTTTTTCTTCGCATACTCGGCCTTATAGGGACTCTTTTCGAGAAACATCTGCAAAGCACGAAATGGCAGGATATATCTGCTGCCACGACTGGGCTTTTCGTCGGTCTTCTGCTGGCGAACCTGGTGGCTATGCCTTTTTCCGGTCTTCCCGTAGGACCTTATGTAGCGGTATTTCTAAACATAGTTATAGGTTACGTTTTGGCTAGGCTGTTCGTCAAGAGACAGAACGACATCAGGGGGGTATTGGCCCCCTTCGTAGGTCTCAAACAGAAGATAGCTTCTTTCAAGGGCAAGGGGAACGATGTAGTTATAGAGGACATGGAAGGCAATTCCGCCATGGCCATGGCTATTCCGGGGAAAATACTGGATACGAGCGTGATAATCGATGGCCGAATATTGGATATAGCCAAGACAGGTTTCCTAGAAGGAGCCATCATACTTCCTCGTTTTATATTGACCGAGCTTCAGTCCGTAGCGGATTCCAAGGATCCCAACAAGAGAGCCAGAGGTCGAAGAGGTCTTGATGTCGTCAAGGCCTTGCAGAAGGTCTCATTTTTGGAGATCGTAATAACCGAGGTCGGTTTGAAGGATCTGGATGCCGATTCGGTGGACAGTGGATTGATTGTCTTCGCTCAAAAAATAGGCGGAAAGATCCTCACCACCGATTATAACCTGAACAAAGTAGCACAGATCAGGGATATCGTTGTTCTCAACGTAAACGATCTGGCCAACTCACTGAAACCCTCCCTTCTGCCGGGCGAGTCGGTAGTCGTAGACGTCATCAGGGAAGGGAAGGAACCGCAACAAGGGGTAGGCTATCTCGATAACGGGACCATGTTGGTTGTGGAGGACGGAGAGAACTACATCGGTCGCAGGGTAGAGGTCGTCGTGACGTCTATGCTTCAAACTTCCGCCGGTAGGATGGTTTTCGGAAGGATAAGAAGAGAGGTTCGCGAGTGA
- the recR gene encoding recombination mediator RecR, with translation MALPGPFERLIGLLKRLPGVGEKSARRMAFFVFQAPEGYSIELADAFLSLKKNLSVCEICGNLTDRQPCNICSDPLRDRSTLCVVEGIEDLLSIEQAGVYDGLYYVLGGTVSPLDGEDLPEGSLDGLINMIERGRVSEVIVATNPRVEGDMTYHAVLSALKGMSDLKKSRLSYGLPVGGSIEFADRVTLHAAMETRIFVSGED, from the coding sequence ATGGCTCTCCCTGGACCTTTTGAACGGCTGATAGGTCTTTTAAAGAGGCTTCCCGGAGTCGGAGAGAAGAGCGCCAGAAGGATGGCGTTCTTCGTTTTTCAGGCTCCGGAGGGGTATTCCATAGAGTTGGCCGACGCTTTTCTCTCCTTGAAAAAAAATCTATCGGTATGCGAGATCTGCGGTAATTTAACGGATAGACAGCCCTGTAATATATGCTCCGATCCCTTAAGAGATCGTTCTACTCTATGTGTCGTGGAAGGGATAGAGGATCTTCTCAGCATCGAGCAGGCCGGGGTATACGATGGACTTTACTACGTTCTCGGAGGCACCGTCTCTCCCTTGGACGGAGAGGATCTCCCGGAAGGGAGCCTCGATGGGTTGATAAACATGATCGAGAGGGGGAGAGTCTCCGAGGTTATAGTAGCCACAAATCCCCGGGTGGAGGGGGACATGACCTATCACGCTGTCCTGTCTGCCCTGAAGGGTATGTCGGATCTCAAAAAAAGCAGACTCTCTTATGGACTTCCGGTTGGAGGAAGCATAGAATTTGCCGATAGGGTGACCCTCCATGCCGCCATGGAGACCAGGATTTTCGTATCGGGAGAAGATTGA
- a CDS encoding YbaB/EbfC family nucleoid-associated protein, translating into MKMNNIMKQAQKMQAQMERVQASLADDRVEGNSGGGMVTATANGHGEILSLKIAPEVVNPEDIEMLEDLVLAAVNDAARKGQELAQKKMGQITGGLGGALGGLGL; encoded by the coding sequence ATGAAGATGAACAATATCATGAAACAAGCTCAGAAGATGCAGGCCCAAATGGAGAGGGTCCAGGCCTCCTTGGCAGATGATCGCGTCGAGGGAAACTCCGGTGGAGGAATGGTCACCGCTACCGCTAATGGTCACGGCGAAATTCTTTCTCTTAAGATAGCTCCCGAGGTGGTGAATCCCGAGGATATCGAGATGCTGGAGGACCTGGTGCTGGCGGCGGTTAACGATGCGGCCAGAAAGGGACAGGAATTGGCTCAGAAAAAGATGGGGCAGATAACCGGTGGTCTGGGAGGTGCCCTAGGAGGGCTAGGACTCTAA
- a CDS encoding 23S rRNA (pseudouridine(1915)-N(3))-methyltransferase RlmH, whose product MKLSVLAVGKPKDKSILKGIDSYIKRTTPNLPISLDYIQDSKGLSPEKSTERESKAILRYLTSRDHVVLLDERGSTMTSRTFSSYLFSRLKSAQGRLVFIIGGPFGFGEDVRKRSDEMLSLSPMTLTHEMCLLFFSEQIYRALMISRNTSYHHD is encoded by the coding sequence ATGAAGCTATCTGTTTTAGCAGTAGGCAAACCCAAGGATAAATCTATACTCAAGGGGATTGATTCCTATATAAAGAGAACTACTCCTAATCTGCCGATATCCTTGGATTACATTCAGGATAGCAAAGGTCTTTCTCCTGAAAAATCTACTGAGAGAGAGAGCAAGGCCATTCTCAGGTATCTTACGTCTCGAGATCACGTGGTTCTTTTGGACGAGAGGGGTTCGACCATGACCAGTCGGACCTTTTCGTCCTATTTGTTTTCCAGGTTGAAATCGGCTCAGGGACGACTGGTCTTCATCATAGGAGGTCCTTTCGGTTTCGGTGAGGATGTTCGTAAAAGAAGCGATGAGATGTTATCATTATCTCCGATGACCTTGACCCATGAGATGTGTTTGTTGTTTTTTTCTGAACAGATATATAGAGCTTTAATGATATCTAGGAACACATCGTATCATCACGATTAA